GTACATTAGAATACAGCGATATTGTCAAAAGTTTATGAAAACTGACTATGATATATGTAAAGACAATAGTAGAAGGTATAAGGATGATTATAGTATAATCGAGAGACGTCCACGAAGGGCATGGTTTGGGAAAACCGGTGATCACTTAGATTTCGCTGCTATGACAATAAGGGGACACATAGAGAACAATGAGGATAAGTGTGCGGCTGTTCGGTTTATTGGCTATGCACGTCGGGAGCTGCAATAACACAAGCATATTGGAACTCGAAGTAACCGAAGGCACGACATGTCAAGACGTGGCAGCTAAGATCAACCTCCCTGCGGGAGGGGTGTTTATGTTCAGTGTGGATGGGATATTGAAGAGGCCCGCCGAGTTCGTGCATGATGGTGATGAGGTGCAAATATTTACGCCTCTGGCAGGTGGATGA
The nucleotide sequence above comes from Deltaproteobacteria bacterium. Encoded proteins:
- a CDS encoding MoaD/ThiS family protein yields the protein MHVGSCNNTSILELEVTEGTTCQDVAAKINLPAGGVFMFSVDGILKRPAEFVHDGDEVQIFTPLAGG